One genomic window of Sodaliphilus pleomorphus includes the following:
- a CDS encoding site-specific integrase, with protein MATSNLYLDCRAVGKGQPAPLKISINKRGRTALIPLDVRILPSQWDKRARKIIDHPNKRYLNAYITKRKLEIEAILLSMYDDACTRMTAQQIKEYVCAKLKLNGAVEQSDLFAERFLQFANSKSASTKRVYLYTYSRLQAYLGKKLQTLQFEDITTEWLTEFENFLAKTATKNTRNIHLRNMRSVFNEAIDNGVTTFYPFRRFPIRPVATAKRSLSILQLAMLFNADCELPEYLDIFKLVFYLIGINVIDLYNLNDITSEGRIEYHRAKTKRFYSIRVEPEALQIINRYQGKKRLLNISERCSNHRNYIHRINEALQHIGPYTKHGRGGKRNYKPLFPNLTTYWARHTWATIAAELDIPKETIAAALGHSIGNPTTSIYIDFNIKKIDEANRKVIDCVNAAQLVLWITDYIEKVTSAFTANATNH; from the coding sequence ATGGCTACTTCCAATCTCTATCTCGATTGCAGGGCAGTTGGCAAAGGCCAACCTGCACCCCTAAAAATCTCCATCAACAAACGAGGTCGTACCGCTCTCATTCCGCTTGATGTACGCATACTTCCAAGCCAGTGGGACAAGAGGGCAAGGAAAATCATTGACCACCCAAACAAGCGCTACCTAAACGCTTACATCACCAAGCGCAAACTGGAAATCGAGGCTATCCTGCTTTCCATGTACGATGATGCTTGCACCAGAATGACTGCACAACAAATCAAAGAATACGTCTGCGCCAAGCTGAAACTCAATGGCGCTGTCGAGCAGTCAGACTTATTCGCAGAACGTTTCTTGCAGTTTGCCAACTCAAAGTCTGCAAGCACCAAGCGTGTCTATCTCTACACCTATAGCCGGCTGCAAGCATACCTTGGCAAGAAACTCCAAACTTTGCAGTTTGAGGACATCACAACAGAATGGCTCACCGAGTTTGAAAACTTCCTCGCAAAGACCGCAACAAAGAACACCCGAAACATCCACTTGCGGAATATGCGTTCCGTGTTCAACGAGGCAATAGATAACGGGGTGACCACATTCTACCCATTCCGAAGATTTCCCATAAGACCAGTTGCAACCGCCAAACGTTCCTTGTCGATACTTCAACTTGCCATGCTATTCAATGCCGATTGCGAACTGCCCGAATATCTCGACATCTTCAAGTTGGTATTTTACCTCATTGGTATCAATGTAATCGACCTGTACAACCTCAATGACATTACAAGTGAGGGGAGAATTGAATACCATCGAGCCAAGACCAAGCGTTTCTATTCAATCCGTGTTGAACCAGAAGCACTTCAAATCATAAATCGCTATCAAGGCAAGAAGCGACTGCTGAATATCAGCGAACGTTGCTCCAACCACCGCAATTACATTCATCGCATAAATGAAGCACTCCAACATATCGGCCCATATACCAAACATGGCAGAGGTGGCAAGAGAAACTACAAACCTCTTTTCCCAAACCTCACAACATACTGGGCAAGGCACACGTGGGCGACCATCGCTGCCGAACTTGACATTCCAAAGGAAACTATCGCAGCTGCACTCGGTCACTCAATCGGTAACCCAACCACCTCTATATATATTGATTTCAACATCAAGAAAATTGACGAGGCAAACCGCAAAGTCATTGACTGCGTGAATGCAGCGCAACTTGTGTTGTGGATTACTGACTACATTGAAAAAGTGACATCAGCATTTACTGCCAATGCCACCAATCATTAA
- a CDS encoding D-Ala-D-Ala carboxypeptidase family metallohydrolase, producing MKHFSMRELTSSATAKRLGIDNEPTEAVKANLTALVEHILDPLREAWGAPIVVTSGYRSPALNKAVHGAAASQHVVGQAADIHTVSDRPEENRKLLDLLVKLGLPFDQVINEYPNKKMQPDWIHVSYSPRHRRNKLTCIGGKYIAGLNG from the coding sequence ATGAAACATTTTTCCATGCGCGAGCTAACAAGCAGCGCAACAGCAAAACGGCTCGGGATTGACAACGAGCCCACCGAGGCCGTAAAGGCCAACCTCACCGCCCTGGTCGAGCACATCCTCGACCCGTTGCGGGAAGCCTGGGGCGCCCCGATAGTAGTCACAAGCGGCTACCGCTCGCCAGCACTCAACAAGGCCGTGCACGGCGCGGCAGCGAGCCAGCACGTTGTAGGCCAGGCAGCCGACATACACACTGTGAGCGACCGCCCCGAGGAGAATAGGAAGTTGCTTGACTTGCTTGTTAAACTGGGTCTCCCCTTTGACCAAGTGATTAACGAGTACCCAAACAAGAAAATGCAGCCCGACTGGATACACGTGAGCTACAGCCCAAGACACAGGCGCAACAAGCTGACCTGCATAGGGGGGAAATACATCGCAGGCTTAAATGGTTAA
- the aspS gene encoding aspartate--tRNA ligase — protein sequence MYRTKTNGELRLENAGEVVTLAGWVQRTRKMGGMTFVDLRDRYGITQIVFNNDVDAELCERANKLGREYVIQVKGTVAERSSKNPKMATGDIEIIASELNVLSPSLTPPFTIEDNTDGGDDLRMKYRYLDLRRSCVRKNLELRHQMAILIRNFLDSKNFIEVETPILIGSTPEGARDFVVPSRMNPGQFYALPQSPQTLKQLLMVAGFDRYFQIAKCFRDEDLRADRQPEFTQIDCEMSFVDQDDVLEIFEEMARMLFKKIRNVDLPEKLQQMTWAEAMRRFGSDKPDLRFGMEFVELMDVMKKGKFSVFDDAAYIGGICVPGCASYTRKQLDQLTDFVKRPQVGAKGLVYVKYNADGTVKSSVDKFYSKEDLAELKAKMGANDGDLVLILSGDNANKTRVQLCSLRLEMGDRLGLRDKNVFKCLWIIDFPLFEWSDEEQRLMATHHPFTMPNPDDIPLLDEHPERVRAKAYDFVCNGIEVGGGSLRIHDTNLQDKMFKILGFTEERAQAQFGFLMNAFKYGAPPHAGLAFGFDRFVSILAGLDSIRDCIAFPKNNSGRDVMLDAPGTLEPKQLEELCLKIDEDRVKGETEQQ from the coding sequence ATGTACAGGACAAAGACTAATGGCGAACTTCGTCTCGAGAACGCAGGCGAAGTGGTGACCTTGGCAGGCTGGGTGCAACGCACCCGCAAGATGGGCGGCATGACCTTCGTCGACCTGCGCGACCGATACGGCATCACGCAGATCGTGTTTAACAACGACGTTGACGCCGAGCTGTGTGAGCGTGCCAACAAGCTGGGCCGCGAATATGTGATACAAGTGAAAGGCACAGTGGCCGAACGCTCGAGCAAGAACCCGAAAATGGCCACTGGCGACATCGAAATCATAGCCAGCGAGCTCAACGTGCTGAGCCCGAGTCTGACGCCCCCCTTCACGATCGAGGACAACACCGACGGTGGCGACGACCTGCGCATGAAATACCGCTATCTCGACCTGCGGCGCTCGTGTGTGCGCAAGAACCTGGAACTGCGTCACCAGATGGCAATACTGATACGCAACTTCCTCGACTCCAAAAACTTCATCGAGGTCGAGACCCCTATCTTGATAGGCTCAACGCCTGAGGGCGCACGCGACTTTGTGGTGCCCTCGCGCATGAATCCAGGCCAGTTTTATGCACTGCCGCAGAGCCCGCAGACGCTCAAGCAACTGCTCATGGTGGCAGGTTTCGACCGCTACTTCCAGATTGCCAAGTGTTTCCGTGACGAGGACCTGAGAGCCGACCGCCAGCCCGAGTTCACACAAATCGACTGCGAGATGAGCTTTGTCGACCAGGACGACGTGCTCGAGATCTTTGAAGAGATGGCGCGCATGCTGTTTAAAAAGATACGCAATGTGGACCTGCCCGAGAAGCTGCAGCAGATGACCTGGGCCGAGGCCATGCGCCGCTTCGGCAGCGACAAGCCCGACCTGCGCTTTGGCATGGAGTTTGTCGAGCTCATGGACGTGATGAAGAAAGGCAAGTTCAGCGTCTTTGACGATGCAGCCTACATAGGCGGCATCTGCGTGCCGGGCTGCGCCAGCTACACCCGCAAGCAGCTCGACCAGCTCACCGACTTTGTGAAGCGGCCGCAAGTGGGTGCCAAGGGTCTGGTCTATGTGAAATACAACGCCGACGGCACCGTCAAGAGCAGCGTCGACAAGTTCTACAGCAAGGAAGATCTGGCCGAGCTCAAGGCCAAGATGGGAGCCAACGACGGCGACCTGGTGCTGATACTGAGCGGCGACAATGCCAACAAGACCCGTGTGCAACTGTGCTCGCTGCGCCTGGAGATGGGCGACCGCCTGGGCCTGCGCGACAAGAACGTGTTCAAGTGCCTGTGGATTATCGACTTCCCGCTCTTTGAATGGAGCGACGAGGAGCAGCGCCTCATGGCCACGCACCACCCCTTCACCATGCCCAACCCCGACGACATACCGTTGCTCGACGAGCACCCCGAGCGCGTGAGGGCCAAGGCCTACGACTTTGTGTGCAACGGCATCGAGGTGGGCGGCGGCAGCCTGCGTATTCACGACACCAACTTGCAGGACAAGATGTTCAAGATACTGGGCTTCACCGAGGAGCGTGCCCAGGCACAGTTTGGCTTCTTGATGAACGCCTTCAAGTACGGCGCACCACCACACGCCGGCCTTGCGTTCGGTTTCGACCGCTTTGTGTCGATACTGGCCGGTCTCGACAGCATACGCGACTGCATTGCCTTCCCCAAGAACAACAGCGGCCGCGACGTGATGCTCGACGCACCTGGCACGCTCGAGCCCAAGCAACTCGAGGAGCTGTGCCTCAAGATTGACGAAGATCGCGTGAAAGGCGAGACAGAGCAGCAGTGA